From Heliomicrobium modesticaldum Ice1, a single genomic window includes:
- a CDS encoding type III pantothenate kinase yields the protein MLLVLDIGNTNIVCAVFDDDKQSASWRLATDRRKTVDEYRILMLEALETKQIAMGDIDRVAISSVVPPVNPVLIKMFRDYWGLQPLLVQPGIKTGLNIKIDDPRALGPDRIVNAVAAYSLYGGPVIIVDLGTATTVCAVNEKGDFLGGVICPGIGISVEALVAHAAKLPRVEITEPEQAIGKNTVAGMQSGIYYGYVGMVDGLVRRFKNEMGESSDSPVKVVATGGFGELIGRGCATVDHIHPSLTLEGLRLLYERNRPAALSRRAIRPR from the coding sequence TTGCTGCTCGTTCTGGATATCGGGAATACGAATATCGTCTGCGCTGTCTTTGACGATGATAAACAAAGCGCCTCCTGGCGCCTGGCGACAGACCGCCGCAAAACGGTGGACGAATACCGCATCCTCATGCTGGAGGCCCTAGAGACCAAACAAATCGCGATGGGGGACATTGACCGGGTGGCCATCTCCTCTGTCGTCCCCCCTGTCAACCCGGTCCTGATCAAGATGTTCCGCGACTACTGGGGCCTCCAGCCCCTGCTCGTCCAACCGGGCATCAAAACCGGGCTGAACATCAAGATCGATGATCCCCGCGCGCTCGGTCCGGATCGGATCGTCAATGCCGTCGCCGCCTACTCCCTCTACGGCGGTCCGGTGATCATCGTCGATCTGGGAACGGCGACGACCGTCTGCGCCGTCAACGAAAAGGGGGACTTCCTCGGCGGGGTGATCTGCCCGGGCATCGGCATATCGGTGGAAGCGCTGGTGGCGCATGCGGCCAAACTGCCCCGCGTGGAGATCACCGAGCCGGAACAGGCCATCGGCAAAAACACCGTCGCCGGCATGCAGTCCGGGATCTACTATGGCTATGTGGGAATGGTGGACGGACTGGTCCGCCGATTTAAAAACGAAATGGGGGAATCGTCTGATTCCCCCGTCAAGGTTGTCGCTACCGGCGGCTTCGGTGAACTGATCGGCCGCGGCTGCGCCACCGTGGACCATATTCATCCCTCACTGACATTGGAGGGCCTGCGGTTACTCTATGAACGGAACCGGCCGGCGGCTTTATCGCGGCGCGCCATCAGGCCACGGTAA